In Paenacidovorax monticola, the genomic window GCGGCGCCCAGCTTCACCCCCATCATCGAACGCTGGCGTGTGCGACAAGCGGTAGAGGGACTGCAGTCCACTCTGTACTACGCACGGTCAGAGGCTATCAAGCGCGGGGGCAATGTCATCATCCAGAAAAATACCAACGATGCTACTTGCACAGCATCGGGTGGCGCTGATAGCTGGGACTGCGGCTGGCATGTCTGGGTGGACGCCAATGGCGACGGCACCTTTCAAAGCAGCGAGCTCCTTCAGCGCTTCAACACCCCAGCCAAGGTGCAAGTCACCCGCAGCAGCTCCCAGGCCTCCATCAAATTGAACCGCTGGGGCCTAACCACTGGACCGTTCGTGGGATTCTCCCTTGTACCGCAGAGCAAGGGTGTGTCAGACCCTGCCGCACGGGGTGTCTGCATGAGTTCTGGCGGGCGCATCCGCGTCATTCCCCCAGATGAAATTCCCTGCAAGGGATGAACCCTATGAAGCACCCCGCTATCCGTAGCCAGCTTGGCATCACCTTGTTGGAGTCCCTGGTCGCCATTGTCGTTGCAGCCCTGGGCATCTTGGGCATCCTCGGGGTGCAGATGCGGACATTGGCCGACACGCAAACCAGCGTGCGCCGCGCGCAGGCCATTCGCCTGATTGAAGACCTTGGCGAACGTATGAAGGTCAATCCCAACGCCTTAGGCAATCTCAATAACTACGCCATTGGCTGGGGAACAGCCACAGGATCGCCACCACTCACGCCACAAGCGTCCAAACAATGCGACTCCGCAACATGCTCTCACGCCGAACTGGCTGCCTACGATCTGCGGGAATGGAAGCGTGCCGTGGAACGCACCCTGCCCCTTGGTGACGCCCGCATCTTTGTCGCCCCAGGAGAGGGCACTGCAGAAAACCGTCGGCAATTGGGCGTGATGATCAGTTGGCGCGAAAACGAGCGTGATAGTAGTGGCGCTTACAACGACCGCATCGACACCACCAAGATCATTGCCGCCGACAACTCCGTCAGTGAAGCTGGCGACACCGTCACCTGCCCAGCAGATCGCACCTGCCATCTTCAGTACATCCCCGTCAGCGCCCGCTGTGCTCCGTATTTCAAGGGAGCGGAAGTCCAGTATTTCTGCCCGGGGCCCAAGTCATGACATCAAAGACGATCTTCACCTTCGCTCACCATACTGGTTTTGCTGAATCTACAGGCATCGGAAACCGGCGAGTCCAACGTGGCGTCACTTTGATTGAGCTGCTGATCGGCATCTCTATCGGCCTGCTCACCATTGCTGTGGCCATGGGAGCACTGATGGTGTCACGAGGTGTCAGCGGCACCGTCAGCGACGCCAGCCAACTGCAGCAGCAAGCCGCCTACGTGTTCCGCACCATCGCTCAGCAAGTACGGCAAACAGGTTCACTGCGGCTCAACTTGGCAGCTACGAAACCAGGCATAGCCGATGCAGCCATTCAGATTGCGGACCTCGTGGCGTTTGAAACCGCCGAGGGGGATTTCAACCCGGCGAGAGTCGTCAGCGGTACTAGCAACAGTCTCACTGTGGGCTACCGCAGCTATATCGATACCCTGCATGCCTTCGCAGCAGACCCAGACACCCCCGGCAAGGGATCCCTGCTCAGCGACTGCATGGGTCAGAAAAAAACGGCCAGCGACACCCTCGCTCAAAGCACCTTTACCCTGAACTCCACTACAAGCGAATTGCGCTGCACGAGCTTTCAGAACACGCAGCCACAGCCCATTGCCCAGAACATCGCCAACTTCCAGGTGCGCTACCTCATGCAGACAGCAGCAGGCTCAGGATCCCCCCAAATCCAGTATGTCAGCGCTGCAACAGTGGGCAACAGCACGAACCCCAACTGGGCACAGATCGTTGGCGTGGAGGCCTGCTTGGTACTTTATGGCAGCGAGGCCATCGATCTCCCCGCAGGCACTACCTACACCGACTGCGATGGTGCAACCCAAGTCGATATAAACACCCTTCCTGCCCCACGCACACGGCGCATGCATATGGTTTTTCGCAATGTGTACCAGTTACGCAGCCAAGGACTGGTTGGCTCGGCACTCTAACCCCCCACACAGCAGACCATGCAACGCACACCCATCCTTCGACAGCAACGCCAAAAGCGCCCATTCCAGCACCAGCGCGGCATATCACTGTTCGTCGTCATCGTCTTTGTTCTGCTGTCCATGCTATTGGCTCTATGGGCCTCACGCACAGCGCTGTTCAACGAAATGGTGGTGGGCAACGATGCAGACTACCAACGCGCCTTTGAAGCTGCCCAAGCCCTGATACAAGACGCCGAGCTAGACGTGCGAGGGGAACGCGCCAACGGAAGCGCTTGCGTGATTACCAATGCCGATACATGCCGCAGTGGCGCTGCCATCACCAAAGTCCCGCTGGAAGAACCAGAGGTAGGCCCCATGCTGGCCGCACTGGAAAACATCTCCGCCGGCCCCCGCTGCGCTCACGCCCTATGCGCCAAGCGCACGGGCCCACAGGATTTCTGGAACAACAGCAACACGGGCAACGGCATCACACTAGACCAGATGATGACTGCAGACATAGGCGCTCGCTACGGTCAATACACCGGCGCCGAATACAAGACTGGTGACAAGCCCAGCAACCCCATTCTGACAGAGTGCGCTGCGGCAAACAGTCAAAACTGCAGGTATTGGATCGAAGTGCTGCCCTACAACGCCAGCGCCCGCAATTCGGGTTTGATTGCCAATCTCCCAAGTAACCAGTTGGCGCTGAGCCTCGTTCCCAACGTGGTCTACCGCATTACGGCACTGGCACAAGGTCGCAAGCCGGGTTCCCAGGTGGTGCTTCAGCAAACCTATGCCCGCCAGAAACTATTGGACTGAAGCAGTCATGAAAAGCCAGCTTACTGCGCTTACGACATGAGTCTTGCGGATCAAAGAATCAGTAAATCCGAACTGGAGCACCCCATGCCCCACCCCATTCCTTCTCGCTTTCCTCAAACCCTGCTCGCCCTTGCAATCGGTACGATGCTGGCTCCCCCATGCAGTTGGGCACTGGACTTTGCCAACGCACCACCCGGCACAGTAGATCCCTATGTGGCGCCCAACGTCATTATTTCGCTGGATGATTCGGGCAGTATGGGATGGGCGATTTCCTCGAAGGACACTCGCACCCGCATGACGGTGCTGAAGAGTTCGGTCAAGGAAGTTTTTGAAGATACCACCCTGCTGCCCAACGGAAAAATCCGTCTGGCTTGGCAGTCGATGTGGAACAACGGGAATTCACCGGGCGCAGGCAGCGTCAATTCCGGGTCCATGCAACAGAACTCAATGCGGCCGCTGGACGACACCCACCGTGCCAATTTTCTGGCCTTCATCAATGGCATGAAGGCCAACAAT contains:
- a CDS encoding pilus assembly PilX family protein, with amino-acid sequence MQRTPILRQQRQKRPFQHQRGISLFVVIVFVLLSMLLALWASRTALFNEMVVGNDADYQRAFEAAQALIQDAELDVRGERANGSACVITNADTCRSGAAITKVPLEEPEVGPMLAALENISAGPRCAHALCAKRTGPQDFWNNSNTGNGITLDQMMTADIGARYGQYTGAEYKTGDKPSNPILTECAAANSQNCRYWIEVLPYNASARNSGLIANLPSNQLALSLVPNVVYRITALAQGRKPGSQVVLQQTYARQKLLD
- a CDS encoding PilW family protein; its protein translation is MTSKTIFTFAHHTGFAESTGIGNRRVQRGVTLIELLIGISIGLLTIAVAMGALMVSRGVSGTVSDASQLQQQAAYVFRTIAQQVRQTGSLRLNLAATKPGIADAAIQIADLVAFETAEGDFNPARVVSGTSNSLTVGYRSYIDTLHAFAADPDTPGKGSLLSDCMGQKKTASDTLAQSTFTLNSTTSELRCTSFQNTQPQPIAQNIANFQVRYLMQTAAGSGSPQIQYVSAATVGNSTNPNWAQIVGVEACLVLYGSEAIDLPAGTTYTDCDGATQVDINTLPAPRTRRMHMVFRNVYQLRSQGLVGSAL
- a CDS encoding GspH/FimT family pseudopilin, which translates into the protein MPHPIPPRIHARGFTAIELMVVVAIMAILTALAAPSFTPIIERWRVRQAVEGLQSTLYYARSEAIKRGGNVIIQKNTNDATCTASGGADSWDCGWHVWVDANGDGTFQSSELLQRFNTPAKVQVTRSSSQASIKLNRWGLTTGPFVGFSLVPQSKGVSDPAARGVCMSSGGRIRVIPPDEIPCKG
- the pilV gene encoding type IV pilus modification protein PilV — its product is MNPMKHPAIRSQLGITLLESLVAIVVAALGILGILGVQMRTLADTQTSVRRAQAIRLIEDLGERMKVNPNALGNLNNYAIGWGTATGSPPLTPQASKQCDSATCSHAELAAYDLREWKRAVERTLPLGDARIFVAPGEGTAENRRQLGVMISWRENERDSSGAYNDRIDTTKIIAADNSVSEAGDTVTCPADRTCHLQYIPVSARCAPYFKGAEVQYFCPGPKS